Genomic DNA from Parvivirga hydrogeniphila:
CTACCTTCCGCCCTAACGCGGGGCACAACAAAATGACGTGACCGACCGCCAGAATGCGGTGTGTCACGTCGCAATCCTGCGAGCCCCTCTGGCTCGCCTGCAGGGAGTATAGCAGATTACGCGCCAGCGTGTGCGCCGGGCTCCTCCAGCCAGCGGAGATGCTCCTCGATCCGCTCGGCCGCACCCTCTTCGGCGTCGGGCTGCGCCGAGCATCTCGATGCGTCGCAGAATCCAGTCGTCCTGGTACACAGCGCTCCCGTCAGAGGACCGCCTGCAAGTCTAGTCCCGCGACCGCTTCAACCCTGTCCCACGTGCTTGGCGAACCCGCCGAAGTGCACGAGGTCCACGCCGTCCAGGTCGAACGTCGGCAGCCGGTGGCTGATCGTCTCGGCAGCCTGTGGCACTTCCTCGCGGATGATCGCCCGCATGCGCCTCAGCACCGCCTGCATCTCGGGCGGATACGCGCTGATGTACTCGTCGATCGCGTCGGCCGCCATCGCTCCTTCTCACCGCACCCCGGGCACGAGGCGCTTCGTCCTGCGCATGTACTCGCTATACCCGGGCAGCTCGCCGGCCAGCCAGCGTTCCTCGGCCAGCGTGCGCGCCACCAGGCCCGCCATGCCGAGCGCCACCGCTATCCACGTCCATCGCGCCCCCGCGAAGA
This window encodes:
- a CDS encoding iron chaperone, producing the protein MAADAIDEYISAYPPEMQAVLRRMRAIIREEVPQAAETISHRLPTFDLDGVDLVHFGGFAKHVGQG